The DNA segment ATATAGCTAAATATTTACATtagaaaaaagccccacaaaacTGTTTCCTGGAAAATTTCCCAGGCGAAACAACAGTCTTTGCCAATACACCTGCAGCTTTTTGTAACTAATTAAGAAACTTGAGCCAACTCACTCAAAAAgcctcaaaaaaacaaaatgcagagtccattacttgaaaaaaattactaccCACCCTCAACAATTGACGCATGTGTAATTGCAATACTTTTGTCTTTTCATCCTTTTATAAAGACTCAGTTATTTACAACAGgttattttgaaaggaaattggAATTAAGAGAATTAAGATTGAATAAGTTTTGGTTACAGAAACCACAAATTACAGAACCTATACCTTGGATCATTTTCAAAAAGTTTGCTTCTTGATACTAAACTTGATGATCTATAGGTTCATTAAGATGGCAACATTGCAACAAATTCTTCAAAAGGGCAACCTTCTTTATCACCTTCTTAGTGACCAGGGCTTCAAGCACACATAGATGTCTGTCACACCATAACTGGGGACTTCAACAAGATGTAAAAATTTTCTCAataaagcatttgaaataactccatttcaaaccatttttggcttttttttctccgTAGTTCTGTaaacaatgaaaacaacaaaaaaaatttagttaAAAAATGTACCAAAATTTCCTAATGAGAATTTGGGGTTGTCTTAAGTTTTCAGACTATATTGCACACAAAATTTGAGGTCTCTTGTCACATTATTTCTATATACTTTCTTGTGAAATTTACAGAATTTAATTAAGATATCACTCCTAATGTATGCTACTATTTGTTTTATGACTGCAAATTAAAGTTTTTGCTATTCATATTTATGCAGTATACTTCCTATACTCTAGTATTTTAAGTCCACATCCTGCAAacaatcaaatatttaaatttatgcaTGCAAGTTATCCCACTATAATACTGAGGATCAGAGCACCATCTGTAAAGTACATTCACCCAGCACAGGTCTGAAAGACAGTTTGGAAATTTGGTTTCCTCATTTTTCAACCAGTACAGCTCCTGTTACAAGCATGAAGCCCAAGCCCAAACTACTCAGGAAGACACAGTTTCATAAAATCATTCACACAACCAATTTTCAATTGCAGAAATTCTAATAAAGAGCAAGAAGTTGTGCCAGGTAGCTGAAGCAGGCtcttgaaaaacatgaaaaaaacccccacgCCTATTTACACATTAGCATTCCAGTATTTCCCCAAcagtaatacaaataataaactTGGCATCAACTCAAATTTAGGAAAATCTCTAATATATCCCACAGGTGTGCCAAGCTGAAAAGCAAGAACAGGCATTGGGTGTGTCAAATTCCTTCAAGTGCTACCAGCAAAATATTGCACTTTTTTGTCTCCAAAATAAACTTACAAGATACAACCAAAGATCCAGGAAAGTGAAATTTCCCCTCCAACAAAACAGCACCTGTCACTTTGGATATTTTGCTGCAAAATAAATTCCTCCCATaggaggaaacaaaattattcttcccTGACAAATCCACTATGTAAGCAGCCTGTTATAAGATGTCAGAGAATTTCCAGGGCTCTTAACCTAGCTCACATTTGGGTTTTGTACATCTGCATTTGTGCATGTGGCAAGAGgcttgaaatttcttttaagtaTGAGGAAGATTAAGTTGAAGCTGGagttccaaaacaaaaaaaaaaccaaacaaactttTTCTAGTCCACATCACAACAACACAGGGAGAAAGTTCCAACTTGTTTTAATAATTGTCCCATGTATATAATCATTAGTAAATCTTCTCAATAGCATCCTTTTTTCCAGATCAAAAGTGCTTTAGTTTGTTTTGAATGTTACGATGTCAGGTCCTACATAATCTCAGCAGGCTGGGTCACAGAACCACAACTGCTCACACTCACAGTGACCTCCCTTAGAGTAACCTCAGATCAGTATAATGCATTTGAATGCAGATTTATCAAATATATATCTAGAATTATACACATACAATCATTTCAGCAGTGAAACCATGTTTTATAACATGCAGAATGgcaaaacaagcaagaaaatgtCACAGCACGAAGCATTGCCCACATCATTTAGAAGTCCGTAACCCTTCTTTTATATGAGATATTCCATCAGACGTGTAGATGTGGTAGaaattggttttctttcctcttttgaaTGACATTTTGTGTCCCTAAATGCtggtaatttcatttttaatatgaagTTCCTTGCTTACAATGTTTATAAGTAATAATAGCTAAAAGCAACATTGGCTGCAGTATCTGCGTTTTAACAGTGGATGGCACCAATCACCTCAGATATTGCCTCCCTAAATGTTAAATTACATTCTTATGTCTGACCCTTATAGCATAGTTCAACGGCAAAGCAAAATGCAATTGTCTAAACAACAAAATCAGGGGGAAATAAATTGTCTTCAGGAAAGTATTTCAGAGAAGTATGTTTCTTAAATATGACACTCCCTGTCAAAACCCTGTCCCGTGCAGAATGAGTCCTTGTGTGTAAATGCAGCAGGTATacagatgcatttttttccattttaccattttcacagacaaatattttatttggctCGAAGAATGACTTCAGGTTGGAGAGTGTGTATACCTGGACGTAAGCTTTTAGCAAGATTTTTCTGTAGGCTAAGAACTGCAAACTGTCATTTGCTTAAAAGGTTCTAATAGGGATACAAGTggctttataaaaataatatttcatgtTTCTGTATTAAACCTCTCCTGGTTTAACATACAAGtagattaaaacaaaatatgtaCATTTAAGTGcacaacaataaaatatttgtccTCCCTTTGGAGGCTGTATTTAATGAACAGCCGCTAAAATCTAACTTCACAGTGATGCTAAAGAGATGGCCAAAACAAGCTGGAATCAGATAGTTCCACGGGGAACTTGGAAGATATTAATCTGTGTCTGGGATTGTGTGAAAGGGAACATTTATTCCTTGTACAACAGCTGGTCCATATTGCCAGCTCCGGGCACTTAGAAGGCAACAGCAGTCCCAGTGACACTTTTTAAGACCTGATCCTATCCTTCACGGCTCTTTAACAGTTTGGGGGTGGAGGGGGGGCGCTAAGTAAAAGTGTCCCCTCTATATTTTCCGAGCTATCAGAGGTAAAGATTTGGGGATGGGAGCTACACTTCCATCCCCTGCAGTCAGAAGGGATAAAgcttggatttctttttaaatggaatCCAAGCAGACCATACCAGGGCTGGTTGTGCCAAGTGTGTGTCACACCAAGGCTTCCCCGCCAGGCAGGCGGGAGCGTCTGACTGTGGAGGGGCGGAGAGCGGCCCCTCCGTGGGGCTGTGCCGGGCGGTCAGGGCTGCGGGGAGCGCTCGCGTTCTCCCGGGACACACAGACCGGGACGAGAGCAGCCGAGAGCCGGGGAACGACcgggagaggggacagagagaccgggaggagggacagagagaccGGCAGACAGGACAGAGAGACCGGGAGACGGGGCAGAGAGACCGGGAGACGGGACAGAGAGACCGGGAGGGGTGACAGAGAGACCGGCAGACAGGACAGAGAGACCGGGAGACGGGGCAGAGAGACCGGGAGGGGGGACAGGTAGACCGGGAGGCGGGACAGAGAGACCGGGAGGCGGGACAGAGAGACCGGGAGACGGGGCCGGGAGGCAGGACAGATAGACCGGGAGGCGGGACAGATAGACCGGGAGGCGGGACAGAGAGACCGGGAGGCGGGACAGAGAGACCGGGAGACGGGGCCGGGAGGCAGGACAGATAGACCGGGAGGCGGGACAGATAGACCGGGAGGCGGGACAGAGAGACCGGGAGGCGGGACAGAGAGACCGGGAGGCGGGTGGGAGGCCGCGCCCGGAGGCTCCGTGCCGTTCCGGGCTCCTCAGCCAGGGACGGGGAGATGGTGAACAATGCGGGTCCTGGAGAGGGTCCTGCGCAGGGTGACAAAGCTGAtcaagggactggagcatctctctggaggaaaggctgagggagctgggcctgctcAGCCTCGGGAAGAGAcgactgagaggggacctcgTTAATGATGTGTATAAATATCTAAAGAGGGTGTGCCGGTGGTGGAAGTGATGCAtaggaagttccacctgaatatgaggaagaatcTCTTTCCTGTGCAGTGGCTGCGCGCTGGAACAGATTGCGCAGAAGGGGCGTGCAGCGCGGACATAGCTCAACCTGCcgggctgcagtgctgtgccgTGTGCCCGGGATGGCCCGGCTCGGGCCGGCTCGGCTGACCCGCCGCGGCCCCGCCCTGCGCCCTCAGGaggcgagggggggggggggggggggggggggggggggggggggggggggggggggggggggggggggggggggggggggggggggggggggggggggggggggggggggggggggggggggggggggggggggggggggggcggcgccgTCGCGGGCCGATGACGCGGGCGGTCGGTGCGGCGTTTCCCGGTGTCGCTGTTCCCGGTGCGATGAGATTGTGCGCCCCGCGCTGATGGCGACCCACCGGACACCGCACGGCTCCGCGCCGGGGCCCAGGGTGGATGAGTTCACCGTCCCCGCCGAGAAGAGCCGCCTCCTGGAGCGCAGCCGGGGCCGCATCGAGGGCTTGTTCGCGGTGCAGCTGGCCATGCTGGGGACGCAGGGGGACTGGCAGCCCGCGCTGCAGTCTCCGAGTGCCAGTGCCAGGATCTGGGTGCAGCTGGCGGGCTGCCCCAAGGCCGTGAGCAGCGCCAAGGTgcggggccgggagcgggcCGGGGGCGCTGGGGCCGCGGGCAGAGGGGTTTCCGCGCGGAGAGGCCCCGCCGGACCGGCACCGCCGGGGCCGCGGGCTGCGGGAGGAAAGGGCGGGGGAAAGCCGAGAGCCCCAGGAGGAAACAGAAACAGCGCTGCTTTGGCAGGTGGGTGTGTGCCCGGTGCCAGGGAGTCTCCGGCCGTGTTGACATAAGCGTAgggaataaagcaaaacaactcAGCTGGAAAGTGCAGAGTTCATGGGCACCGCGTTATGAAATAGTCCAGCCCGCAGCTGAGGATGAGGGTGTGCCGAGTTTTGTTTTAAAGCGAGATTAGAGTGTTTcgctttccttcttcctcccgAAGTCAGTAAATTCCTCGGAGTTGTTTGGGCGTTGCCATGTTTTGCCTCACAGACTTCGCTTATTCTGTGACATTTAGTGTCTCGTTAACAAAGCTCTTACTAAAGCTTAACGCAGCTAATATTTCCTTCATGTAAAAGTTGTTAGACCTGAACAGCTTCACCACTCTGGAGCagatagttttcttttttaagccAGCTCTAACGCCTTAATAGAACCGTCTATGCAGGTTGAATCGGAGGGGGCAGTAGTTGCTGTGGAGTGTCCTCACACGTGTTAAATATCTTGAATAACCTTTGGGGGGGAGTTTCTCAGCAGTAATGCTGAAATTGATAGTACTCATAATGAACCTGGCAAGTACAGCTGTTTGAATCATGTGGTGAGAATTTTGGTGTGAGCAGTAGCTAGGCTGAAGATCCCTTTCAAACTCAAACTCTCGATATAGGGGCGTTGGCGTTGGTCGGTCTGTTTGTTTTAACTAGGCTTGGATGTTAGTGGGGATCCGGAGCATGTGTTTGTTGACTGATTTCAGACTTGGCAGCCCGCTTTCAAAGGCTCGATTCCTTAACTGTGTGTCATGCACGTGTTCCTCAACATGCAATGCACTTCTTTACAATGAATTATAAGGAAAATACTATGAATATATAGGGGTTTGAATTAATTGACTCTGAAATTTACTCTAAACCAATTTGCCTGGGCTCTGAGAATCCAGGAACTGTTACAGGTAGCTATTCTTCTCCTGGCATCTACAGTGCAACTTCCctatttttcaggaaattaaagtacaagaaataaatagcatgacatttcagttttctaatTGTTGCTTTTCCGAACAAgataaaaagatgttttctacTCTTAATACTTTAATGGGTATAAGAAACTCGATTTCTCTTATAGGTAGAGCAGTTTTTAGACACTGTCTGGGGGAATTATTGTCTAGATAGTACAAACAATTGCTTGTCTTCTGTTGAAAGCTTTGGTGATACTAATTTGTATTCGAATTCATGAGTCGCATGTAATGTATACGTTCTCCACTATAgcttagtaaaaaaaaaaattaagaagttcCCTAGCTTTAGAGTATCCTTTTCACCAGTTATcttgctgctctgcaaaagCAGTCATGTGATGAGTAAGGCGTGGAGAGTAACCCTGTGGGTTTTGCTGCGGAAGCAGTTTGTGCTGATACACTCCTGAGGCAGCCTGCCTTGATACATGATGATGTAACTCGAGGTGATAGGAAATGGTGTTACATTAATCATTACCTTGTCTTGGTTCTTAGTTCCATTTAAAGGAATTAATGTTTGAGGCTAAATATAGATTATAAAACATGGTATACTTGGGATTCTGCAGATACAACGACTGCATCTTACAAGCTGGTTTCATTATATTAAAGAATTTTAAGCACAGAAAGAGgcattttgggaaaaataacACTAtctgaaagaataaatacataaatatgaaattctgaaagaataaatacagaataCTGCATTGATATAGTTTTGAAATCCTGACACATTTTAAGCAAGGCAGTGTAGTGGAATTACCTGTAGTAGATTACAGGTGGCAGAAATAGTTGggattttaatttatgttttttaagtCTTTGAAAAACCTGATCTTCAGGAATACAGAATTATCTGGAGCCTGGAGTTTTCTaagtcaattaaaaaatataggATGGCTGCTGGCATGATAAGCCTTAGTAAATGTACTTTGAAACTTTTTAGGAGTTCAGGCTTATGGACTATGTAGAGCTCTAGTGAAAGGCATTCATTCATTAAGTGTTCTGTTTAGTGAAagaatggggatgggaaaataaatctgttctgACAGtcttttaaattgtttgctCTGATTAAGTTACCTGTTACTATCAGGTATGAACAAGAGAATATTAGAGAGCCTTCTATGAGATCTATTTAAACATCATTTTAGATATtggtgttttatttctgttgtccTGTTTACTGGCAGTGTTTACTTAGTTATATTAGGTTTTTGCAACTATTCACTCtgctctctttctccttttagGAGTACATAAAGGGACTGTGTGAACCTGAGCTAGAAGAAAAGGAGTACTACCCAAAGGATATGCACTGCATCTTCGTTGGTGCACAGAGCCTGTTTCTCAACAATCTTATTCAGGATACCTGTGCTGATGTAACAGTGCTGGAAATGGGGTTGCTCAGTATTAAGGGGGGTGCAGAAGCTGTCGTTATGGCTCAAAGTCATGTGCAGCAGTTTGTAAAGCTTTTTGAGAATAATGAAAGCTTATTAAGTGACAATGAATCAGAGATTAAAAAGCAGTTCAGACAATTCGTAGAAGCACATGCAGATAAGTATACAATGGATTTACTGATTTTGCCCAGTGCACTAAAAAGAGAACTCCTAGCTCTCACCCAAGCTGATGTTTCTGGAGGGGAGACTACCATCATAGATCTCACAGGCTCTGAAAGCCCACAGCAGCTTAGACAGAACAGCACCTCCAAAGTCATTGCTGCAAACAGAGATGGAAGGGCAGGTGAGGAGGAAGCAAGAAGCAATGCTGGCACACCTGTAACTGAGCTTATGAAGCAAATGGACACCGTGTTTTCCAACGCTCCTGAAACAAGGTTTGTTCCCATAAAGGACCCTCTGGTAGAGGCAGTGGCCTTTAAAGAGAGGCAGTCATGTAAAAGGAGGTCTTCTGATGGGGAGGAAAGGCTCCctaaaaagcatttctctttggaaaatgaTCAGCAAGTGAAATCTGCTTTACACAAGAATCATTCAGACCCCGATGCAGTTATTGATCTGGTTTTGGATAGCTGCAATGAATCAGATGGTCCTACTTCCTGCCTTAAAGAAGGTGATGCTCTCACTGAGGAAATGGAATATAAAATTCTTGTGAACTTTTTCAGAACAATGGGATATTCCCAAAATATTGTAGAAAAAGTTATTGGTATCCTAGGACAATCTGTGGAACCATTAATATTGCTagaagaaattgaaaaggaaaatttaaagtttaaaaaagaacatGAAGAGTCATCTCAAAAGCCTAGAACTGTCATTCTTCCTTTaggaaataatataaataattcagaaaagcTAGAAGACAAAGGCATTTCTGGGAATAAAAGTCCACTTAAATCCAGTCACACCTCAAAGGAGACAAAAAATGAGTATCACAAAGTAAGAGGTGCTTCAGACACGCAAATTGATGCAGGAGATAAAATGCATAGATTGGTATGCAAAtcttcttcccctcccagcAAAAATTCAGTTCTGTGCTGTAAACAGAGAGATGTTATTGCCCCTGGTAAGAATCATAACTCAAGGTCAAGCAATATAGAAACTGATGGTGGGGTAACTTTCAGCACTGTGCAAGCTGGAGCTCTAAAAGATGTTGGCTTTATAGCCAGAGGGAGCTCAGATGTGCAGCATATCTCAAGTGAGagtaaaactgcatttcagcaAAAATCTGCAGGGCCTTCAACTGTGCAGAATAACCACCCTGgttgtgaggagcagctgggacactgcagcttttctcaAGCAAGGCCCCCCCACCAGCGCTTTTCCCAAACCTCACATTGTGACAATCCTGTCCCAGACTGGTTACTGTCTTCACAAAAACACCCTTCAAATCCAGATAGAGACACAGTGGGACCACATCCAGATCATTCAGTTACTGGAGTTCAAAGATTTTTGGACTCTCTGAAGAAGCCATACAAACTGGAGTTGATAAATGAACCTGGAAAACcatatttaaaacatataaTTATTGATGGAAGCAATGTTGCAATTTCGTAAGTATTGTTCTTTTCAGCTATCTCTTTATGAACAGTTCAATGAACTTTCAGATTAAATGGGGGCTAAGAGGTTGCAGTGGCATGTGTTAAGATTTTGTTAGCTAGGCTTTTGGTGTGAATGTACACACAGTTGTGCCATTTCAGAGTAACCTGATTTGAATCACCAGTGTTCAGCCCAATGTAAGACTTCAGTCAGAAGTCATCTCAGGGCAGGCTTTGCTCTTTTGCAATCGGTGTTATGCATGAAGTTTAGTTTGCTTTGCTAGTGTCTACCAGCAAGGTTAAATTATTGTCAGCTTAAGGGATTTGGGGGATATTTTTGTTCTCCTAACATCTTGTAGTTTTAAAGTGGAGGTTCTCATCTAGTAATGACATATTTTTCCTCTAACAGCATTGCATATTAGTGCTTGGATCCTGTTATTTTTTGCAAATGTATATATTTACCAACTAGAAATGTGCATTACTGAGGTTCCAGTATTTCCTTCATGCACCCCAGCGGattgccctgctcagcagctgggctgcacaCACCCCACATTAGAGTAGGGCATAGTAGCTGGGTGCTATTGGCATACAGTCCCTGAAAAGATTATATAACACCTGGTTTCTACCCAACCAAATGAAAACTGCTTATGAAGTGTAAAGGACAGAGCTGCCTCAAAATAGCAGAACCATCGAGATATTTGAATGTCTCTCTAAATAATCAATACTTGGGGGGCCTGTTGGTTTGATCATGTAGGTATTCTGCAGCTTCCCTCTGGCTAAACAAAGCCTCAttaatttcttgcatttcatAAAGTGAAGAGTTGTTTGcaaaattactttgaattttTCTCGGTTTTACTTCTCAATACCTTGAGAACTGCATCTATGCCTATACTGATTCAGGGTTCTTTTGGCCCCCTTTTTGATGGGGATGTGGGTATTTGTCACCCACATGCTTAGACTAATGCTACATGGATTTCTGAATTGTTGCTTGCCTCATATCATAAGTCTAGAAAACTGcaaaagctgcagaattttttcttttgacatgtGCAGCACCTTGGTCTGTTATCACATTGTCTCAGGATGCTTGTGGAATGAGAGAATGCCCGGAGTTTACCCTAGCTGCtaacaagtattttttaaaattacctgaTTTTGTATGCAGAAAATAGGCCTTTTGAGGGCAGACTGCAATATCCAGTTGTTGggtaatttaaattttattaaaatggaaGAAACTCAGAATGAAAGAATAATTGAATGAAATTCTATCTTCCTAGAATAGTTTGTACTTATATATGTAATAATGTGTACTTATGGTGGTGCCTCCAATCAGAAACATCAGGCACCCAAACAAGGTGGGAAACAAAGAATAAGCAGTATTATCCTTTGAAGCCTTGGTAAACTATTTACCTGAATCATAGCTCAAATGAAGGGGGCACCATTGTTCCTAGACTTTGGGTAAGAAAGCCCAGGAGTTACTGAGTTGAGTTGTGACTGGGAGGGGGAAACTTACTGCTGGCCAAAGTCGGTCATCCTATGGCCTTATGGCCAGGGTCCTGAGAGAGGCCCTTTGAGCTCTTCTGGGGCTCAGCAGCTGTTCCAGCACCTCCCTCGAGTGGGACACTGCTCAGAACTCACAAATTCTCACCTTTGTGATACTGAGAGGACTGTTCCTGGTGACAAAGCCACACACCTCTCCACACTTCCTGAGGTGTGACCCCTGCCAATACAAAGGGTACTGGTGTGAGCATTTCACTGACACTGAGTGGAATTCTTCGAGTATCTTTAGGCATAGATAATTAGGAGTTCACATTGTGTATCTCTGTATGTGTGAATTAATCATGGTATGAATGTTACTGCCTCAAATCTGCAGTTAAGTCTTGTTACAACTATAGTGAGCCCTATGGAATTGCTTTGTAAATGTTGAATTTCTCAATGATTAAGTGCTGCTAAACCCTTTTGCACCCTTATCTTTGCATCCATATGCTTT comes from the Ficedula albicollis isolate OC2 chromosome 11, FicAlb1.5, whole genome shotgun sequence genome and includes:
- the N4BP1 gene encoding NEDD4-binding protein 1, which translates into the protein MATHRTPHGSAPGPRVDEFTVPAEKSRLLERSRGRIEGLFAVQLAMLGTQGDWQPALQSPSASARIWVQLAGCPKAVSSAKEYIKGLCEPELEEKEYYPKDMHCIFVGAQSLFLNNLIQDTCADVTVLEMGLLSIKGGAEAVVMAQSHVQQFVKLFENNESLLSDNESEIKKQFRQFVEAHADKYTMDLLILPSALKRELLALTQADVSGGETTIIDLTGSESPQQLRQNSTSKVIAANRDGRAGEEEARSNAGTPVTELMKQMDTVFSNAPETRFVPIKDPLVEAVAFKERQSCKRRSSDGEERLPKKHFSLENDQQVKSALHKNHSDPDAVIDLVLDSCNESDGPTSCLKEGDALTEEMEYKILVNFFRTMGYSQNIVEKVIGILGQSVEPLILLEEIEKENLKFKKEHEESSQKPRTVILPLGNNINNSEKLEDKGISGNKSPLKSSHTSKETKNEYHKVRGASDTQIDAGDKMHRLVCKSSSPPSKNSVLCCKQRDVIAPGKNHNSRSSNIETDGGVTFSTVQAGALKDVGFIARGSSDVQHISSESKTAFQQKSAGPSTVQNNHPGCEEQLGHCSFSQARPPHQRFSQTSHCDNPVPDWLLSSQKHPSNPDRDTVGPHPDHSVTGVQRFLDSLKKPYKLELINEPGKPYLKHIIIDGSNVAISHGLRKFFSCRGIAIAVDYFWKRGHRNITVFVPQWRTRRDPSITEQHFLTQLEDVGILSLTPARMVLGARIAAHDDRFLLHLAAKTGGVIVTNDNFREFVTESFAWREVIQKRLLQYTFVGDIFMVPDDPLGRNGPRLDDFLRSEGYSRDPWSKQKALQSSETPFFFPEVSSSSRQPGGRVHDDRSSPWLPREENTEPCPAIPPQRSASETVQLREALIKIFPGYDQRQKIDQILANHPFMRDLNALSAMVLD